ATCTTATCAGACCACGGCAGCAAATCCTGCAAGAAATCCCTGCTTGTTCCCATGTAATGTTTAGGAATGGTTTCAAAAACATATACAAGATATTCATATGGTTTTAATCCATTGGCTTTTGCCGTTTCAGTAATGCTATATATTATTGCACTAGCTTTTGCTCCGTTTGGAGTATTGCAGAATTCCCAGTTTTTTCTTCCTGTTGCAAAAATTCGGATAGACCTTTCAACAGCGTTATTATCAATAGATATGCTTCCATCCAGCAAATAGTTCATAAGGTATTGTTGCTGCTTTAAAGAATAGTTAATTGCCTTGCCAATTAGAGAGCCGGAATCAATAGCTCCGGACATAGATTTTAGCCATTGAAAATAAGCATCAAGAACAGGTTTGCTTTGATTAAGCCGTCCTTCATACCTTTCCTCCGTAGATTTATCTTTTAATATGGCTTCAATCTTATATAATAGAGCAATACGTTTAATGGCTTCATCAGCTATAGTTCCTTTTCGTTCTTTTTCAGGAACACTTTTCAAACATTCATCATATCGACGCCTTGCATGTGCGAAACATCCCGATACAACTATGTTTTCAGGCAGTTTATGATAAACATCATAGCCATCTGCGATCAGATATCCAGAGTATCCTTCCAAATATTGCTTGGGATGATAGCCACCTCGGGTAGTTTCGTAATTGAATAATATAATCGGCGGTCCGTTACATAGTTCCCCAGAACGATACACCCACATCCAACTATCTGTGGTTGCTTTACGGCCGTCCTCATGTAATACTTGAACTTTTGTTTCATCTGAATGGATTGTTTTATACGAAAGAAGCTGTTTTTTCATCTCATCATATAAAAGGGATAAATATTCTTCGCTGCAACGTATCATCCAGTTAGCCATTGTCTGTCTGGATAAATTTACAC
This genomic stretch from Desulfomonilia bacterium harbors:
- a CDS encoding IS66 family transposase, giving the protein MEQNKEISTKMDSLIQQISLYNHRRFGSSSEKDKYPEGYEQVSLCFNEVEAISNANIAEPEYEVVVPKPFKRKKQKGKRETDLADFPVIHIEHKLSDEERICSECGKLLKVIKTEKTSYLRFVPAHFEREEHEVYVYGCADSKCDNIIRAPKEQSLLRGSIATPSIVAAIMNGKYVNSMPLARHESEFQRYGVNLSRQTMANWMIRCSEEYLSLLYDEMKKQLLSYKTIHSDETKVQVLHEDGRKATTDSWMWVYRSGELCNGPPIILFNYETTRGGYHPKQYLEGYSGYLIADGYDVYHKLPENIVVSGCFAHARRRYDECLKSVPEKERKGTIADEAIKRIALLYKIEAILKDKSTEERYEGRLNQSKPVLDAYFQWLKSMSGAIDSGSLIGKAINYSLKQQQYLMNYLLDGSISIDNNAVERSIRIFATGRKNWEFCNTPNGAKASAIIYSITETAKANGLKPYEYLVYVFETIPKHYMGTSRDFLQDLLPWSDKIPETCKSKKNNI